In Pollutimonas sp. M17, a single genomic region encodes these proteins:
- a CDS encoding Bug family tripartite tricarboxylate transporter substrate binding protein has protein sequence MRKFHNKWLSALGAVCAAGMVALSMGGTAAAADDHPLRLVLPFPPGGSTDIASRIIQPKLAEILGLTVIVDNRPGAASQVATQHVARSRPDGNTLLISFDNHSINPIIKKELPYDTFKDFRGITFALRFPLVIVASKKTPGDNLKEFISAVKKDPQKYSYASTGLGSLNHLAPEDLKRRAGIESLLHVPYSGGGPAVQSLLSEISSVTFLSYAALKSHIAAGTLKALAVTGEKRLPELPNTPTVAESGFPGFEAYSWIGVFAPAGTPDDVANKLTDAFQKALNDPGVKKQLTGLGFEVMATDGPTVEKYAVQQYERWAQFVKETGLKLE, from the coding sequence ATGCGCAAATTTCATAATAAGTGGCTCTCTGCATTGGGCGCGGTCTGCGCCGCCGGCATGGTCGCTTTGTCCATGGGCGGCACCGCAGCCGCGGCAGACGACCATCCGCTGCGCCTGGTGCTTCCTTTCCCGCCTGGCGGCAGTACCGATATCGCGTCACGCATCATTCAGCCGAAACTGGCCGAGATTCTGGGGCTAACGGTTATTGTCGATAACCGGCCCGGCGCGGCCAGCCAGGTAGCGACGCAGCATGTTGCACGTTCGCGGCCCGATGGCAACACCTTGTTGATCAGTTTTGACAACCACTCCATCAATCCGATCATCAAGAAAGAGCTGCCCTACGATACCTTCAAGGACTTCCGGGGAATCACGTTCGCGCTTCGCTTCCCGCTCGTGATCGTGGCTTCCAAGAAAACCCCCGGCGACAACCTGAAGGAATTCATCTCCGCGGTCAAGAAAGACCCGCAGAAGTACAGTTATGCCTCGACCGGCTTGGGGTCATTGAACCACCTGGCGCCTGAAGACTTGAAGCGCAGGGCGGGCATCGAGAGCTTGCTCCACGTCCCGTATAGCGGCGGTGGACCGGCCGTTCAGTCATTGCTCAGCGAAATCAGCAGCGTGACCTTCCTTAGCTACGCCGCGCTGAAGTCGCACATCGCGGCCGGCACCTTGAAGGCGTTGGCCGTCACGGGCGAGAAGCGCCTGCCCGAGCTGCCCAATACGCCGACAGTCGCGGAATCGGGTTTCCCCGGCTTTGAGGCCTATTCCTGGATCGGCGTCTTCGCGCCCGCCGGAACGCCCGACGACGTGGCGAACAAATTGACCGACGCATTTCAAAAAGCGCTGAACGATCCGGGCGTCAAGAAGCAGCTGACCGGCCTGGGTTTCGAGGTCATGGCCACCGATGGTCCCACCGTTGAAAAATACGCGGTACAACAATACGAGCGGTGGGCGCAATTTGTGAAAGAGACCGGTCTGAAGCTGGAGTAA
- a CDS encoding aldolase/citrate lyase family protein yields MKVPVNRFKQAIRAGQHQLGLWVSLAHPYSAEVVAGAGFDWLVFDTEHSPNDVQTVLGQLQAAAPYPVSTMVRPSWNDPIQQKRYLDIGAQTLLLPYVQNAQEAEQAVAGMRYPPGGMRGVGGTMRASAFGRNADYVRECHDELCLLVQVETQEGLDNLEAIASVDGVDGVFIGPADLSASMGYPGELAHPEVKSAIEDAIRRVRACGKAPGVLTIDEALARRYMDAGSLFTAVGMDLSILAREADKLAARFRT; encoded by the coding sequence ATGAAGGTTCCCGTCAATCGCTTCAAGCAGGCCATCCGCGCGGGGCAGCACCAGCTGGGCCTATGGGTGTCGCTGGCGCATCCCTACAGCGCCGAGGTGGTCGCCGGCGCCGGATTCGACTGGCTGGTGTTCGACACCGAGCATTCGCCCAACGACGTGCAGACGGTGCTGGGGCAGTTGCAGGCCGCGGCGCCTTATCCCGTTTCCACCATGGTGCGGCCCAGCTGGAACGATCCCATTCAGCAGAAGCGCTATCTGGACATCGGCGCGCAGACCTTGCTGCTTCCCTACGTGCAAAATGCCCAGGAGGCCGAGCAGGCGGTGGCCGGCATGCGCTACCCCCCAGGGGGAATGCGGGGCGTGGGCGGTACCATGCGTGCCAGCGCATTCGGACGCAACGCCGATTACGTCCGCGAATGCCATGACGAACTCTGTCTTCTCGTGCAGGTCGAGACACAAGAAGGCCTGGACAATCTGGAAGCCATCGCTTCGGTCGACGGGGTGGATGGCGTGTTCATCGGCCCGGCCGATTTGTCGGCCAGCATGGGCTACCCCGGCGAACTGGCCCATCCCGAAGTGAAATCGGCGATCGAAGACGCCATACGCCGCGTCAGAGCCTGCGGCAAAGCGCCGGGCGTGCTGACCATCGACGAGGCCCTGGCGCGGCGCTATATGGATGCGGGCTCGCTGTTCACCGCGGTGGGCATGGATTTGTCCATACTTGCGCGCGAGGCGGACAAGCTGGCCGCCCGCTTCAGAACCTGA
- a CDS encoding ClpXP protease specificity-enhancing factor: MQESSTKPYLIRALHEWCTDNGYTPHIVVTVDANTVVPPAHIHDGQITLNIGTLATNRLTLGNDYIEFQTRFGGVTEQIYVPVAAVSAIYARETGAGMGFDVVESQPHPAGEPSGAAPKAVVDSEATEGKPGPAPGDPKPPRLTIVK; this comes from the coding sequence ATGCAAGAGTCCTCTACCAAGCCCTACCTGATACGCGCGCTGCACGAGTGGTGCACCGATAACGGCTACACCCCTCACATCGTCGTTACGGTCGACGCCAATACCGTCGTGCCCCCGGCGCATATCCACGATGGCCAGATCACGCTGAATATCGGCACTCTGGCCACCAACCGCCTGACGCTGGGCAATGACTACATCGAGTTCCAGACCCGCTTCGGCGGCGTCACCGAACAGATCTATGTGCCCGTGGCCGCCGTGTCCGCCATCTATGCGCGCGAAACCGGTGCGGGCATGGGGTTCGACGTCGTGGAATCGCAGCCGCATCCGGCGGGAGAGCCATCCGGCGCCGCGCCCAAGGCGGTTGTCGACAGCGAGGCCACAGAAGGCAAACCGGGCCCGGCGCCCGGCGATCCCAAACCGCCGCGGCTGACCATCGTCAAATAG
- a CDS encoding glutathione S-transferase N-terminal domain-containing protein: MMVLYSGTTCPFSQRCRFVLFEKGMDFEIRDIDLYNKPEDIAVMNPYGQVPILVERDLVLYESNIINEYIDERFPHPQLMPADPVMRARTRLFLYNFEKELFVHVSVLEDRSSTDTRAQDVARQNIRDRLAQLAPLLLKNKYMLGEEFSMLDVAVAPLLWRLDHYGIELPKNAAPIQKYAERIFSRPAYIEALTPSEKVMRR; encoded by the coding sequence ATGATGGTGCTCTATTCCGGAACGACTTGCCCGTTCTCCCAACGCTGCCGCTTTGTGCTGTTTGAAAAAGGCATGGATTTTGAAATCCGCGACATCGACCTGTACAACAAGCCCGAAGACATCGCGGTCATGAATCCCTACGGCCAGGTGCCCATCCTGGTCGAGCGCGACCTGGTCCTGTACGAGTCCAACATCATCAACGAGTACATCGACGAGCGCTTCCCGCACCCGCAGCTCATGCCGGCCGATCCGGTCATGCGCGCCCGCACCCGCCTGTTCCTGTACAACTTCGAGAAAGAGCTGTTCGTACACGTTTCCGTGCTCGAAGACCGCAGCTCCACCGACACCCGCGCCCAGGACGTCGCCCGCCAGAACATCCGCGACCGTCTTGCGCAACTGGCTCCGCTGCTGTTAAAAAACAAGTACATGCTGGGCGAGGAATTTTCCATGCTGGACGTGGCCGTCGCGCCTTTGCTTTGGCGCCTGGACCACTACGGCATCGAACTGCCCAAGAACGCGGCCCCCATCCAGAAGTACGCCGAGCGTATCTTCTCGCGCCCGGCCTATATTGAAGCGCTGACGCCTTCCGAAAAGGTCATGCGCCGCTGA
- a CDS encoding cytochrome c1 has translation MIKKLLGTIALSLVCGVSVAAGGGYKLDHAPDRINDMASLQNGAKLFVNYCLGCHSASSMRYNKLAEIGLTDEQIKKNLLFTGEKVGDLMHIAMTPQDAKKWFGAAPPDLSVIARAKSTTMGPSGVDYVYTFLRTFYRDTSKATGWNNLVFPSVGMPNVLWQLQGPRSLEHVTVHDVAQADGSSQWERHTAKYDAQGFSEIKTEVLKDYEGSSVDKAVLSSPDPKQIAAFDNNVADLSNFLGWMAEPMQLQRKQMGVWILLFLSFFLLVAWRLNAAYWKNVK, from the coding sequence ATGATTAAAAAGCTGCTAGGTACCATCGCGTTATCACTGGTCTGCGGGGTCTCGGTCGCCGCAGGGGGTGGTTACAAGCTCGATCACGCGCCGGATCGCATCAACGACATGGCGTCGCTGCAGAACGGCGCCAAGCTGTTCGTCAACTATTGCCTGGGCTGCCATAGCGCCTCGTCCATGCGCTACAACAAGCTTGCCGAAATCGGCCTGACCGACGAACAGATCAAGAAGAACCTGCTGTTCACCGGCGAAAAGGTGGGCGACCTGATGCATATCGCCATGACGCCCCAAGACGCCAAGAAGTGGTTCGGCGCCGCCCCCCCCGACCTGTCGGTCATTGCACGCGCCAAGTCCACCACCATGGGCCCCTCGGGCGTCGACTACGTCTACACCTTCCTGCGCACCTTCTACCGCGATACCTCCAAGGCCACGGGCTGGAACAATCTGGTCTTCCCCAGCGTGGGCATGCCCAATGTGCTGTGGCAGCTGCAGGGCCCCCGTTCGCTGGAACACGTCACCGTCCATGACGTCGCCCAGGCCGATGGCAGCTCGCAATGGGAACGCCACACCGCCAAGTACGATGCCCAGGGTTTTTCCGAAATCAAGACCGAAGTCCTGAAGGATTACGAAGGCTCGAGCGTCGACAAGGCGGTGCTGTCCTCGCCCGACCCCAAGCAGATCGCCGCCTTCGACAATAATGTGGCCGACCTCAGCAACTTCCTGGGCTGGATGGCCGAACCCATGCAGCTGCAACGCAAGCAAATGGGTGTCTGGATCCTGTTGTTCCTGTCCTTCTTCCTGCTGGTGGCCTGGCGCCTGAACGCCGCCTACTGGAAGAACGTCAAGTAA
- a CDS encoding cytochrome b produces the protein MAGEKTVETTGLLGWIDRRFPLTSLFKDHMSEYYAPKNFNFWYFFGSLAMLVLVIQIVTGIFLVMNYKPDAKLAFESVEYIMREVPWGWLIRYMHSTGASMFFVVVYLHMLRGLFYGSYRKPRELVWIFGVAIFLCLMGEAFFGYLLPWGQMSYWGAQVIVNLFSAIPFIGPELAIWIRGDYVVSDATLNRFFAFHVIAIPLVLIGLVVAHIIALHEVGSNNPDGVEIKQGPKDRNGHPVDGIPFHPYYSVHDIMGVAGFLIVFAAIIFFGPEMGGYFLEYNNFIPADPLKTPPHIAPVWYFTPFYSMLRATTADFTWVLVAGAVIAAIALFLKGNLKGIMRIAVPVVLLLVAVLLRAIDAKFWGVVAMGGAVVILFFLPWLDHSPVKSIRYRPTWHKYLYAIFIVNFLVLGYLGTQAPNPTFNLMSQIGTVIYLGFFFLMPIWSRLGTFKQVPDRVTFHAH, from the coding sequence ATGGCTGGCGAGAAAACCGTCGAGACGACAGGACTTTTAGGCTGGATAGATAGGCGTTTTCCGCTTACCAGTCTGTTCAAAGACCATATGTCGGAATACTATGCGCCCAAGAATTTCAATTTCTGGTATTTCTTTGGGTCGCTGGCAATGCTGGTGCTGGTCATCCAGATCGTGACCGGCATTTTCCTGGTCATGAACTACAAGCCCGATGCCAAGCTGGCGTTCGAATCGGTCGAGTACATCATGCGCGAAGTGCCATGGGGCTGGCTGATACGCTACATGCACTCCACCGGCGCCTCCATGTTCTTCGTGGTCGTCTACCTGCACATGCTGCGCGGCCTGTTCTACGGCTCGTACCGCAAGCCTCGCGAACTGGTCTGGATCTTCGGCGTCGCCATCTTCCTCTGTCTCATGGGCGAAGCCTTCTTCGGCTACCTGCTGCCCTGGGGCCAGATGTCCTACTGGGGCGCCCAGGTCATCGTGAACCTGTTCTCGGCCATTCCGTTCATCGGCCCCGAACTGGCCATCTGGATCCGCGGCGACTACGTGGTATCCGATGCCACGCTGAACCGCTTCTTCGCCTTCCACGTCATCGCCATCCCGCTGGTTCTCATCGGCCTGGTGGTCGCGCACATCATTGCATTGCATGAAGTGGGCTCCAACAACCCCGACGGCGTCGAAATCAAGCAAGGCCCCAAAGATCGCAACGGCCATCCCGTGGACGGCATTCCGTTCCACCCCTACTATTCGGTGCATGACATCATGGGCGTGGCCGGCTTCCTCATCGTCTTTGCCGCCATCATCTTCTTCGGCCCCGAAATGGGCGGATACTTCCTGGAGTACAACAACTTCATTCCCGCCGATCCGCTGAAGACGCCTCCGCACATCGCGCCGGTCTGGTACTTCACGCCCTTCTATTCCATGCTGCGCGCCACCACGGCCGACTTCACCTGGGTGCTGGTCGCCGGCGCCGTCATCGCGGCCATCGCGCTGTTCCTGAAGGGCAACCTGAAGGGCATCATGCGCATTGCGGTGCCCGTCGTCCTGCTGCTGGTCGCCGTGCTGCTGCGCGCCATCGACGCCAAGTTCTGGGGCGTGGTCGCCATGGGCGGCGCCGTGGTCATCCTGTTCTTCCTGCCATGGCTGGACCACTCGCCTGTCAAGTCGATCCGCTATCGTCCCACCTGGCACAAGTACCTGTACGCTATTTTCATCGTCAACTTCCTGGTGTTGGGTTATTTGGGCACGCAAGCGCCTAATCCAACCTTCAACCTCATGAGCCAAATCGGAACCGTGATCTACCTGGGCTTCTTCTTCCTGATGCCCATCTGGAGCCGTCTGGGTACCTTCAAGCAAGTACCCGACCGCGTCACGTTTCATGCTCACTAA
- the petA gene encoding ubiquinol-cytochrome c reductase iron-sulfur subunit, which yields MSQITTQLDDSAAVDPNLPPDPSRRFWVASACAVGGVAGVATAVPFVGSFAPSEKARAAGAPVEVDVSNIAPGQMITVEWRGKPVWIMHRTPSQLEHLKDNDPELADPNSDRPGFTPEYAKNEYRSRKPELFVCVGICTHLGCSPSPAFTPGPQPGLPANWEGGFNCPCHGSTFDLAGRVFSNKPAPDNLEVPPYTFSADGTHITIGVDENNKA from the coding sequence ATGAGCCAGATTACGACACAGCTCGACGATTCCGCCGCGGTTGATCCCAACCTTCCACCCGATCCTTCACGCCGTTTCTGGGTGGCTTCGGCCTGTGCCGTGGGCGGTGTGGCCGGTGTTGCCACCGCCGTTCCCTTCGTGGGCTCCTTTGCGCCGTCCGAGAAGGCGCGCGCCGCCGGAGCGCCGGTCGAAGTCGATGTGTCCAATATTGCACCCGGCCAGATGATCACGGTCGAATGGCGGGGCAAGCCGGTCTGGATCATGCACCGCACTCCCAGCCAGCTCGAGCACCTGAAAGACAACGACCCCGAACTGGCCGATCCCAATTCCGACCGCCCCGGCTTCACTCCCGAATACGCCAAAAACGAGTATCGTTCGCGCAAGCCCGAGCTCTTCGTCTGCGTGGGCATCTGCACGCACCTGGGCTGCTCGCCCTCGCCGGCTTTCACCCCCGGCCCCCAGCCAGGCCTTCCCGCCAACTGGGAAGGCGGCTTCAACTGCCCTTGCCACGGCTCCACCTTCGACCTGGCCGGCCGGGTGTTCAGCAACAAGCCCGCACCCGACAACCTCGAAGTGCCGCCCTACACGTTCTCGGCCGATGGCACCCATATCACCATCGGTGTCGACGAGAACAACAAGGCCTGA
- the mscL gene encoding large conductance mechanosensitive channel protein MscL produces the protein MSKARGFLQEFQEFAVRGNMIDLAVGVIIGAAFGKIIDSLVKDIIMPLVAFIVGGEVDFTNQFWILRAPENYSGPETYDALTKAGAVVLSWGNFLTIFINFILLAFVVFCLVKLVNAARKRVAHQEEAAVEAAPAPPPEDVALLREIRDLLKK, from the coding sequence ATGAGCAAAGCACGGGGTTTCCTGCAAGAATTCCAAGAGTTCGCCGTCAGGGGCAACATGATCGATCTGGCTGTCGGCGTCATAATCGGCGCGGCATTCGGGAAAATCATCGATTCGCTGGTCAAAGACATCATCATGCCGCTCGTTGCCTTCATCGTGGGCGGCGAGGTCGATTTCACCAATCAGTTCTGGATATTGCGCGCGCCCGAAAACTATTCCGGTCCTGAAACCTACGATGCATTGACCAAGGCGGGGGCCGTCGTGCTGTCGTGGGGCAATTTCCTGACCATTTTCATCAATTTCATCTTGCTGGCCTTCGTGGTGTTCTGCCTGGTCAAGCTGGTGAATGCCGCGCGCAAGCGGGTGGCGCATCAGGAAGAGGCCGCCGTCGAAGCCGCTCCCGCTCCGCCTCCCGAAGATGTCGCGCTGCTGCGCGAGATCCGCGACCTGCTTAAAAAATAG
- a CDS encoding Nif3-like dinuclear metal center hexameric protein: MNQVSTQQLADWLDATLQAQRFRDYCPNGLQVEGKSAVRHIITGVTATQALLETAIERGADAILVHHGWFWKNEDPCVRGPKRKRLSLALRHDLNIFAYHLPLDAHPVLGNNAQLARVLGFQPERDEHGNPVTCGPDGLVWLGRCEPAKTLDELGNSICNALQRRPLLVGNTQQAIRRIAWCTGGAQSMMQAAVDAGADAYLTGEASEPTFHLARETGTAFIGAGHHATERYGVQALGQAVADEFGIKVEFVDIDNPI, encoded by the coding sequence ATGAATCAGGTATCTACGCAACAATTGGCCGACTGGCTCGATGCCACCCTGCAAGCCCAGCGTTTCAGGGATTACTGCCCCAATGGATTGCAGGTCGAAGGCAAGTCCGCCGTCCGTCACATTATCACCGGAGTTACGGCTACGCAGGCGTTACTGGAAACCGCGATCGAGCGCGGGGCGGATGCGATCCTGGTGCATCACGGCTGGTTTTGGAAGAACGAGGACCCTTGTGTGCGCGGTCCCAAGCGCAAGCGGCTGTCGCTTGCGCTGCGCCACGACCTGAACATTTTCGCCTACCACCTGCCCCTGGATGCCCACCCCGTACTGGGCAATAACGCACAGCTGGCGCGCGTTCTGGGCTTTCAGCCCGAGCGCGACGAACACGGAAATCCCGTGACCTGCGGACCCGACGGCCTGGTGTGGCTGGGCCGCTGCGAACCGGCGAAGACGCTGGATGAACTTGGAAACAGCATTTGCAATGCCTTACAACGCCGGCCCTTGCTTGTGGGAAATACACAACAGGCCATACGCCGCATCGCCTGGTGCACGGGCGGCGCGCAAAGCATGATGCAAGCCGCGGTGGACGCGGGCGCCGACGCCTATCTGACCGGCGAGGCCTCCGAGCCCACTTTCCACCTTGCCCGGGAAACGGGCACGGCCTTCATCGGGGCGGGCCACCATGCGACCGAACGCTATGGCGTGCAGGCGCTTGGCCAGGCCGTTGCCGACGAGTTCGGCATCAAGGTGGAATTCGTGGACATCGACAACCCGATCTGA
- a CDS encoding S1C family serine protease, which yields MRRLWLLFAQTVTVCLGILFIVATLRPDWLHSSPPAPPAAVAPPLQASFAAAVAQATPSVVNVYTSKHINVPLVPLPSDPELERLFRDIPGFSRRKESTNLGSGVIVRADGYILTNYHVIEAADAIEVALSDGRQTRAELVGADPESDLAVLKIDLPDLRAIGFNGEHQVRTGDVVLAIGNPFGVGQTTTMGIVSALGRNRLGINIYENFIQTDAAINPGNSGGALIDTTGRLVGINTAIYSETGGSLGIGFAIPARAAHNIMDQIIKTGTVTRGWLGIEPQDITPDLARAFNLKQSDGVIIASVLRNGPAWRAGIRVGDIVLKLNDQTVYDSIGFLNQIAPLPPRQTITLTIVREGKKRDLDVQVGMRPRIRKP from the coding sequence ATGCGTCGATTGTGGTTGCTATTCGCCCAAACGGTAACAGTATGCCTGGGTATTTTATTCATCGTTGCAACCTTGCGCCCGGACTGGCTGCATTCGTCGCCGCCCGCGCCCCCGGCGGCTGTCGCGCCTCCATTGCAGGCGTCGTTCGCGGCCGCGGTGGCGCAGGCTACCCCGTCGGTGGTGAACGTCTATACCAGCAAGCATATCAATGTGCCGCTGGTGCCGTTGCCTTCCGACCCCGAGCTTGAACGCCTGTTCCGCGACATCCCCGGCTTCAGCCGGCGCAAGGAATCCACCAACCTGGGTTCGGGCGTCATTGTGCGCGCCGACGGCTATATATTGACCAACTACCACGTCATCGAAGCGGCCGACGCCATCGAGGTGGCGCTGAGCGACGGACGTCAGACGCGCGCCGAGCTGGTGGGCGCGGATCCCGAAAGCGACCTTGCCGTGCTGAAGATCGACCTTCCCGACCTGCGGGCCATCGGATTCAACGGCGAACATCAGGTCCGCACGGGCGACGTGGTGCTGGCCATCGGCAACCCCTTCGGGGTCGGGCAGACCACCACCATGGGCATCGTGTCGGCGCTGGGACGCAATCGCCTGGGCATCAATATCTACGAGAACTTCATCCAGACGGATGCCGCCATCAATCCCGGCAACTCGGGGGGAGCCCTGATCGACACCACGGGCCGGCTGGTGGGCATCAACACGGCGATCTATTCCGAAACCGGCGGATCGCTGGGCATAGGATTCGCCATCCCGGCGCGGGCCGCGCACAACATCATGGACCAGATCATCAAGACGGGCACGGTGACCCGCGGCTGGCTGGGCATAGAGCCCCAGGACATCACGCCGGATCTGGCCAGGGCCTTCAACCTGAAGCAGAGCGACGGCGTGATCATCGCCAGCGTCCTGCGCAACGGTCCCGCCTGGCGCGCCGGCATCCGGGTGGGCGACATCGTGCTGAAGCTGAACGACCAGACGGTCTACGATTCCATCGGATTCCTGAATCAGATCGCGCCGCTGCCCCCGCGCCAGACGATTACGCTGACCATCGTGCGCGAGGGCAAGAAACGGGATCTGGACGTTCAGGTCGGCATGCGGCCGCGCATCCGCAAGCCCTGA
- the tatC gene encoding twin-arginine translocase subunit TatC has translation MTQDASQDTFISHLVELRTRLLRAVVAVLAVFVVLFIYPGPSAIYDMLAQPMLASLPEGTRMIATGVITPFMVPVKVTLLASFVLALPVVLYQAWAFVAPGLYRHEQRLALPLIASSTLLFLMGMAFCYFVVFGTVFHFIANFAPESITPAPDIEAYLSFVMTMFIAFGVTFEVPIAVILLVKSGIVTVQKLRSARGYVIVGAFIIAAVVTPPDVVSQFMLAVPLCLLFELGVLVASSLKKQEAQARDDDESDEDLDTDEIAPRND, from the coding sequence GTGACACAAGACGCTTCCCAAGACACGTTCATTTCCCACCTTGTCGAACTGCGCACCCGCCTGCTGCGGGCCGTGGTGGCCGTGCTGGCCGTTTTCGTGGTCCTGTTCATCTACCCCGGGCCGTCCGCCATCTACGACATGCTGGCCCAGCCCATGCTGGCCTCGCTTCCCGAGGGCACGCGCATGATCGCCACCGGCGTGATCACCCCGTTCATGGTGCCCGTCAAGGTCACCCTGCTGGCATCCTTCGTGCTGGCGCTGCCCGTGGTCCTGTACCAGGCCTGGGCCTTCGTCGCGCCCGGCCTGTACCGGCACGAGCAAAGGCTGGCGCTGCCGCTGATCGCATCCAGCACGCTGCTCTTCCTGATGGGCATGGCGTTCTGCTATTTCGTGGTGTTCGGCACGGTCTTTCACTTCATTGCCAACTTCGCGCCCGAATCGATTACCCCCGCGCCGGACATCGAAGCCTATCTCAGCTTCGTCATGACCATGTTCATTGCCTTCGGCGTGACCTTCGAAGTGCCCATCGCGGTCATCCTGCTGGTGAAAAGCGGCATCGTCACCGTGCAGAAGCTGCGGTCCGCGCGCGGCTACGTCATCGTCGGCGCCTTCATCATCGCCGCGGTCGTGACGCCGCCCGACGTGGTCAGCCAGTTCATGCTGGCCGTGCCCCTGTGCCTGCTGTTCGAGCTGGGCGTGCTGGTGGCCAGCAGCCTCAAGAAGCAGGAAGCACAGGCGCGGGACGACGACGAATCCGACGAAGACCTGGATACCGACGAAATCGCGCCGCGCAACGACTGA
- the tatB gene encoding Sec-independent protein translocase protein TatB — protein sequence MFDVSFSELMLIGVIALIVIGPQRLPKVARTIGHLVGRAQRYVSDVKTDIQREMDLDELNNLKGQMEEAANSVKSSMRDATDSLRKPLDEAQQALKDASASVETLVDTAKAETDQAPAPAGADQPRDEAATSLPLPGFTENTDSTDTGKTKPGAPT from the coding sequence ATGTTCGACGTCAGCTTTAGTGAGCTTATGCTGATCGGCGTCATCGCGCTGATCGTCATCGGGCCCCAGCGCCTGCCCAAGGTCGCCCGCACCATCGGGCACCTGGTCGGGCGCGCCCAGCGCTACGTCAGCGACGTCAAGACCGACATCCAGCGCGAAATGGATCTGGACGAGCTGAACAACCTGAAGGGCCAGATGGAAGAAGCCGCCAATTCGGTCAAGTCTTCCATGCGCGACGCCACCGACAGCCTGCGCAAGCCGCTGGACGAAGCCCAGCAGGCGCTCAAGGACGCCTCGGCGTCGGTCGAAACCCTGGTCGACACCGCCAAGGCGGAAACGGACCAGGCGCCCGCGCCCGCCGGCGCCGACCAGCCGCGGGACGAGGCGGCTACGTCGCTTCCCCTGCCCGGCTTCACCGAAAACACCGACAGCACCGACACCGGCAAGACCAAACCAGGGGCGCCCACGTGA
- the tatA gene encoding Sec-independent protein translocase subunit TatA, whose amino-acid sequence MGSFSIWHWLIVLVIVALVFGTKKIRNMGEDLGGAVKGFKKGMRDASEEKKPESVTQRVQDDETIDVQAKEKTDV is encoded by the coding sequence ATGGGTAGTTTCAGCATTTGGCACTGGCTTATCGTCCTGGTCATTGTCGCTTTGGTGTTCGGCACCAAGAAAATCCGCAACATGGGTGAAGACCTGGGCGGCGCCGTGAAGGGCTTCAAGAAAGGCATGCGCGACGCATCCGAGGAAAAGAAGCCCGAATCCGTCACCCAGCGCGTTCAAGACGACGAAACAATCGACGTCCAGGCCAAAGAGAAGACCGACGTCTGA
- a CDS encoding histidine triad nucleotide-binding protein, protein MSDNCLFCKIAKGEIPSKKVYEDEDFFAFHDINPAAPVHLLLIPKRHVVSMQDIGPQDAQWLGRMMALAPKLAHDNGCTPGPDGGFRLVVNTGVEGGQEIAHLHFHIIGGPRPWDKRAAPAA, encoded by the coding sequence ATGAGCGACAACTGCCTGTTCTGCAAAATAGCCAAGGGCGAGATACCCTCGAAGAAAGTGTACGAAGACGAGGATTTCTTCGCTTTTCACGACATAAACCCCGCCGCTCCCGTACACTTGCTATTGATACCGAAACGCCATGTTGTATCCATGCAGGATATTGGCCCGCAAGATGCCCAATGGTTGGGTAGAATGATGGCCCTGGCACCCAAATTGGCGCACGATAATGGCTGCACACCGGGGCCGGATGGCGGTTTCAGGCTAGTCGTCAATACAGGCGTCGAAGGCGGGCAGGAAATCGCCCACCTGCATTTTCATATTATCGGGGGCCCGCGCCCCTGGGACAAACGCGCGGCACCCGCCGCCTAA
- a CDS encoding phosphoribosyl-ATP diphosphatase yields the protein MNPQDTCTILARLADTLESRLPANGGDPAGSYTAKLLARGPDAFLKKIGEEATELVMAAKDNTPERIVAETADLWFHCMVALAHYGLRPEQVLAELARREGVSGLAEKASRSES from the coding sequence ATGAATCCGCAAGACACGTGCACCATCCTGGCCCGGCTGGCCGATACGCTGGAATCGCGCCTGCCGGCGAACGGCGGCGACCCTGCAGGTTCATACACCGCCAAGCTGCTGGCGCGCGGCCCCGACGCCTTCCTGAAGAAGATCGGCGAAGAGGCCACGGAACTGGTCATGGCCGCCAAGGACAACACGCCCGAGCGCATCGTGGCGGAAACCGCCGATCTCTGGTTCCACTGCATGGTGGCGCTGGCCCATTACGGGCTGCGGCCCGAGCAGGTGCTGGCGGAACTGGCGCGCCGCGAAGGCGTGTCCGGCCTGGCCGAGAAAGCCAGCCGGTCCGAATCCTGA